GTCGACCGCACGCTGGGCATCGAGGCGACCGCGGGCCGCGCGGTCAAGATCAGCGGCTATACCTGGGACGAGATCCTGCCCGGCAACTACGACGGCGCCGCCCATCTGGCCGACATGCAGCAGGAAGGCGTCGACGCCGCGGTGCTGTTCCCCTCGGTGCCGCTGATGGCCTGGTCGATGCACGACGATCCCTATGCGCTGGCGCTGATGCAGACCTTCAACGACTGGGTGTTCGACGATTTCTGCGCGGCCGATCCCAAGCGGCTGATCGCGCTGCCGATGATGCCCGTGCATCACGGCATGGACGTGCTGCTGGCCGAGCTCGACCGCGTGCTGAAAAAAGGCGCGCGGGCAGTGCATATCCCGGTGTTTCCCGACAAGCCCTATATCGATACCTATTGGGATCCGTTCTGGGCGGCTGTCGCCGATGCCGGGGTGCCGCTCTGTATCCACCGCACCTCGGGCGGGATCGACACTTCGACCAAGGCCAACTTCCAGTTCAAGGTGCCCGGCGTGAACGTTGCGGGCACGGTCATCCGCTTCTTCTCGGGCGTCGAGCCGCTGACCCTGATGATCTTCACCGGCGTGTTCACGCGCCACCCCAAGCTCAAGATCATGGATGCCGAGGTCAACTTCGGCTGGATCCCCTACTGGAAGCAGCAGATGGACCAGTCGTTCGAGCAGCAGAAGGGCTGGGCGAAGTTCCCCTTCGAGACCAAGCCGAGCGAGACGCTGGGCAAGAACGTCTTCGTCAGCGTGCTCGACGACAAGATCGGCTTCGACCTCGTGAAGCTCGACCCGCAGATGGCCGACGTGGCGCTGTTCTCGATCGACTATCCGCACTCGGTTTGCCTCTGGCCGAACACGGCGAAGTACATCGAGGAATCGACGGCGGGCGTCGATCCGGTCGCCAAGCAGAAGATCCTCTCGGGCAATGCCGTGAAGCTGTTCAACCTGGATTGAACGATGCGACAGCCTGTCCCCCATTTGGGGATAGGCGGTCGCAGCACGCGCCTTATACCCTTGCTATATACGAGCCATGATAGCTCTTATCTGGTTTGACAGCCGGGGCGTGCCCGGCCATCTAGGCGACCGATAAGCACTGCCGGCACCTGCTCCGCGGGATGCCGGTTGGTCGACGGTGGAGGCAGGACATCTTATGGAAATGAAGGGTGAGCAGAGGATCGCGGCACCCCGCGCGAAAGTGTGGGAAGCGCTGAACGATGCCGAGGTCCTGCGGAAATGCATCCCCGGCTGCCAGTCGCTCGACAAAGAGGGCGACCGCATGAAGGCCGTCGTCGAGATCAAGATCGGGCCGATCGGCGCGCGCTTCAACGGCGCGGTGACGATCTCCGACGCCAATCCGCCCGAAAGCTACACGATCAGCGGCGAAGGGCAGGGCGGCACGGTCGGCAATGCCAAGGGCGGCGCCAAGGTGCGGCTGACCGAAGTCGATGGCGGCACGCTGTTGTCCTATGAAGTAGACGCCCAGGTCGGCGGCCGGCTGGCGCAGCTCGGCGGGCCGATCATCGATGCCACGGCCAAGCAGCTGGCCGGCAAGTTCTTCACCAAGTTCGGCGATGTCGTCGAAGGGCCGCCTGCTGGCGCGGCGCCCGAGGCCGCTCCCGCCACAGTCGCCGGCGCCGCACTGGCTGCCGCCGCTTCCGGGGTCGCGGTCGCTGCCCCGCAATATGTCTCTGCGGCGCCCGCATCGGGCGGTACGCTCTGGGGCTGGATCGTCGCTGTCGCGCTGGCGGTGGTCACCGGCTTCCTCATCGGCCGCAGCACCGAGGGTGAGATCTGGATGATTGGTGCGATCCTGACCGCGGTGGTTGCCGCCGCCGCCGGCTTCGAGGCCGGCAAGCGCAATGGAGCCGGGCGATGAAGCCCGCCCCCTTCGACTATGTCGCGCCGCGCTCGGTCGCCGAAGCGCTCGACACGCTGGCCGAGGCCGGCGGCGGCGCAACGCTGCTCGCTGGCGGGCAGACGCTGATGCCGCTGCTCGCGCTGCGCATGAGCCAGCCGTTCATCTTGGTCGACGTCAACAAGATCGACGGCATCGCCGGGATCAGCCACACCGCCGACACTACGCGGATCGCCGCCGGCACGCGCCAGGCCGTGGCGCTGGCCGACCAGGAGCTCAAGGCCGCGCAGCCGGTGTTCAACCTGGCGCTGAGCCATGTCGGCCACCACCAGACGCGCAACCGCGGCACGATCGGCGGCTCGGTCTCGCTCGGCGAGCCCGCGGCCGAAATGCCCGCGACCGCCGTCGCGCTCGGCGCCGAGATCGAGATCCATTCGCGCGAGCGGGGCGTGCGCCGGGTCAAGGCCGACGAATTCTACCTCGGCCCCTACATGACCGTGCTCGAACCCGACGAACTCGTCACCGCGATCCACTACCCGCG
The window above is part of the Novosphingobium sp. G106 genome. Proteins encoded here:
- a CDS encoding xanthine dehydrogenase family protein subunit M, with protein sequence MKPAPFDYVAPRSVAEALDTLAEAGGGATLLAGGQTLMPLLALRMSQPFILVDVNKIDGIAGISHTADTTRIAAGTRQAVALADQELKAAQPVFNLALSHVGHHQTRNRGTIGGSVSLGEPAAEMPATAVALGAEIEIHSRERGVRRVKADEFYLGPYMTVLEPDELVTAIHYPRWPANTLTVFREVAQRPGDFALVGLVGAVHVEAGKIARAGLAWFGMGPTPIKARQAEAALLGQAVGDIDAQAIAELAVADTAPFEDHHATAHYRRTVGRRIFARTLSEALTSRQAA
- a CDS encoding CoxG family protein — protein: MEMKGEQRIAAPRAKVWEALNDAEVLRKCIPGCQSLDKEGDRMKAVVEIKIGPIGARFNGAVTISDANPPESYTISGEGQGGTVGNAKGGAKVRLTEVDGGTLLSYEVDAQVGGRLAQLGGPIIDATAKQLAGKFFTKFGDVVEGPPAGAAPEAAPATVAGAALAAAASGVAVAAPQYVSAAPASGGTLWGWIVAVALAVVTGFLIGRSTEGEIWMIGAILTAVVAAAAGFEAGKRNGAGR
- a CDS encoding amidohydrolase family protein, giving the protein MQYNVISADNHILEPRDLFTTRLPKEYRDRAPRVMRGEDGGDGWSWDGKTVDRTLGIEATAGRAVKISGYTWDEILPGNYDGAAHLADMQQEGVDAAVLFPSVPLMAWSMHDDPYALALMQTFNDWVFDDFCAADPKRLIALPMMPVHHGMDVLLAELDRVLKKGARAVHIPVFPDKPYIDTYWDPFWAAVADAGVPLCIHRTSGGIDTSTKANFQFKVPGVNVAGTVIRFFSGVEPLTLMIFTGVFTRHPKLKIMDAEVNFGWIPYWKQQMDQSFEQQKGWAKFPFETKPSETLGKNVFVSVLDDKIGFDLVKLDPQMADVALFSIDYPHSVCLWPNTAKYIEESTAGVDPVAKQKILSGNAVKLFNLD